One stretch of Callospermophilus lateralis isolate mCalLat2 chromosome 11, mCalLat2.hap1, whole genome shotgun sequence DNA includes these proteins:
- the Epn3 gene encoding epsin-3 isoform X2, with product MTTSALRRQVKNIVHNYSEAEIKVREATSNDPWGPPSSLMSEIADLTFNTVAFAEVMGMLWRRLNDSGKNWRHVYKALTLLDYLLKTGSERVAHQCRENLYTIQTLKDFQYIDRDGKDQGVNVREKVKQVMALLKDEERLRQERTHALKTKERMALEGAGIGSGQLGFSRRGERGSPSSYTSASSSPRYASDLEQARPQTSGEEELQLQLALAMSREEAEKPVPPASHRDEDLQLQLALRLSQQEHQKEVRSWRGDDSPVANGVGAVVHHRHRGDTEPEREEKKEEEKLKTSQSSILDLADIFAPATAPPSTHCSADPWDIPGLRPNTEPSGSSWGPSADPWSPVPSGNALSRSQPWDLLPTLSSSEPWGRTPVLPAGLPTTDPWAPKSPHHKLPSSGADPWGPPMESSDTPGGTSNFDLFAKPSESTKTKEGLEGQALPSGKPSSPVELDLFGDPSPTSKQNSTKEPDAFDLDVLGEALTQPGQETRTCRTPESFLGPSASSLVNLDSLVKAPQAAKTRNPFLTGLSAPSPTNPFDEQGRPTLNQMRTGSPALGLPVGWPTGAPLGSMTYSASLPLPLSSVPVGMTLPASASVFPQAGAFAPPPASLPQPLLPTSASAGPLHPGPQTGTNPFL from the exons ATGACGACCTCTGCGCTCCGCCGCCAAGTGAAGAACATCGTGCACAATTACTCCGAGGCGGAGATCAAAGTGCGCGAGGCTACTAGCAATGACCCCTGGGGTCCACCCAGCTCCCTTATGTCGGAGATCGCCGACCTGACCTTCAACACGGTGGCCTTCGCCGAGGTCATGGGCATGCTGTGGCGTCGACTCAACGATAGTGGCAAGAACTGGCGGCACGTGTACAAGGCGCTGACGCTGCTGGACTATCTGCTCAAGACCGGCTCGGAACGTGTGGCGCACCAGTGCCGCGAGAACCTCTACACCATCCAGACGCTCAAGGACTTCCAGTACATCGACCGCGATGGCAAGGACCAGGGCGTCAACGTGCGCGAGAAGGTCAAGCAGGTGATGGCCCTGCTCAAGGACGAGGAGCGCCTGCGGCAGGAGCGAACTCATGCCCTTAAGACCAAGGAGCGCATGGCCCTGGAGGGCGCAGGCATCGGCAGTGGGCAGCTGGGCTTCAGCCGCCGCGGTGAGCGGGGTTCTCCATCCTCCTACACCT CTGCCTCCTCATCCCCCCGCTATGCCTCGGACCTGGAGCAAGCGCGGCCCCAGACGTCAGGAGAAGAGGAGCTGCAGTTGCAGCTAGCACTGGCCATGAGCCGAGAGGAGGCTGAGAAG CCAGTACCCCCAGCCTCCCACAGGGACGAGGACCTACAGCTGCAGCTGGCTCTGCGCCTGAGCCAGCAAGAGCACCAGAAG GAGGTGAGGTCCTGGCGGGGAGATGACTCCCCCGTGGCCAATGGTGTAGGGGCTGTGGTTCACCATCGCCATCGGGGGGACACAGAAccagaaagagaagagaaaaaggaggaagagaagctGAAAACCAGTCAG TCCTCCATCCTGGACTTGGCTGACATCTTTGCACCTGCCACAGCCCCACCCTCCACACACTGCTCTGCTGACCCATGGGACATCCCAG GTCTCAGGCCGAACACAGAACCCAGTGGCTCTTCCTGGGGACCTTCTGCAGACCCCTGGTCTCCAGTCCCCTCAGGAAATGCTCTGTCCCGAAGCCAGCCTTGGGACTTGCTTCCTACCCTCTCCTCCTCTGAGCCCTGGGGCAGGACCCCAGTGCTGCCTGCTGGACTCCCCACCACAGACCCCTGGGCACCAAAGTCTCCCCACCATAAACTCCCCAGCTCTGGAGCTGACCCTTGGGGGCCCCCCATGGAGTCTTCTGACACACCTG GTGGTACCTCGAACTTCGACCTATTTGCCAAACCTTCAGAATCCACAAAAACCAAGGAGGGTCTGGAGGGGCAGGCCTTGCCCTCAGGGAAGCCCagcagccctgtgg AGTTGGACCTGTTTGGAGACCCTAGTCCCACTTCCAAGCAAAATAGCACGAAGGAGCCAGATGCCTTTGACTTGGATGTACTAGGAGAAGCACTAACCCAGCCTGGACAGGAGACCCGCACCTGCCGTACCCCAGAGTCCTTCCTGGGCCCCTCGGCTTCTTCCTTGGTCAACCTTGACTCATTGGTCAAGGCGCCACAGGCTGCGAAGACCCGGAATCCCTTCCTGACAG GACTCAGCGCTCCGTCCCCCACTAACCCGTTCGATGAACAGGGCAGGCCGACCCTGAACCAGATGCGCACCGGGTCACCTGCGCTGGGCCTGCCGGTTGGCTGGCCTACCGGGGCGCCCCTGGGCTCCATGACCTACagtgcctccctgcccctcccgctCAGCAGCGTGCCGGTCGGCATGACCCTTCCCGCCTCGGCCAGCGTCTTCCCACAGGCTGGAGCCTTCGCCCCACCGCCCGCCAGCCTGCCGCAGCCGCTGCTGCCCACCTCCGCCTCGGCTGGGCCGCTGCACCCGGGCCCGCAGACTGGCACCAACCCCTTCCTCTGA
- the Epn3 gene encoding epsin-3 isoform X1, with protein sequence MTTSALRRQVKNIVHNYSEAEIKVREATSNDPWGPPSSLMSEIADLTFNTVAFAEVMGMLWRRLNDSGKNWRHVYKALTLLDYLLKTGSERVAHQCRENLYTIQTLKDFQYIDRDGKDQGVNVREKVKQVMALLKDEERLRQERTHALKTKERMALEGAGIGSGQLGFSRRGERGSPSSYTSASSSPRYASDLEQARPQTSGEEELQLQLALAMSREEAEKPVPPASHRDEDLQLQLALRLSQQEHQKEVRSWRGDDSPVANGVGAVVHHRHRGDTEPEREEKKEEEKLKTSQSSILDLADIFAPATAPPSTHCSADPWDIPGLRPNTEPSGSSWGPSADPWSPVPSGNALSRSQPWDLLPTLSSSEPWGRTPVLPAGLPTTDPWAPKSPHHKLPSSGADPWGPPMESSDTPVLGGTSNFDLFAKPSESTKTKEGLEGQALPSGKPSSPVELDLFGDPSPTSKQNSTKEPDAFDLDVLGEALTQPGQETRTCRTPESFLGPSASSLVNLDSLVKAPQAAKTRNPFLTGLSAPSPTNPFDEQGRPTLNQMRTGSPALGLPVGWPTGAPLGSMTYSASLPLPLSSVPVGMTLPASASVFPQAGAFAPPPASLPQPLLPTSASAGPLHPGPQTGTNPFL encoded by the exons ATGACGACCTCTGCGCTCCGCCGCCAAGTGAAGAACATCGTGCACAATTACTCCGAGGCGGAGATCAAAGTGCGCGAGGCTACTAGCAATGACCCCTGGGGTCCACCCAGCTCCCTTATGTCGGAGATCGCCGACCTGACCTTCAACACGGTGGCCTTCGCCGAGGTCATGGGCATGCTGTGGCGTCGACTCAACGATAGTGGCAAGAACTGGCGGCACGTGTACAAGGCGCTGACGCTGCTGGACTATCTGCTCAAGACCGGCTCGGAACGTGTGGCGCACCAGTGCCGCGAGAACCTCTACACCATCCAGACGCTCAAGGACTTCCAGTACATCGACCGCGATGGCAAGGACCAGGGCGTCAACGTGCGCGAGAAGGTCAAGCAGGTGATGGCCCTGCTCAAGGACGAGGAGCGCCTGCGGCAGGAGCGAACTCATGCCCTTAAGACCAAGGAGCGCATGGCCCTGGAGGGCGCAGGCATCGGCAGTGGGCAGCTGGGCTTCAGCCGCCGCGGTGAGCGGGGTTCTCCATCCTCCTACACCT CTGCCTCCTCATCCCCCCGCTATGCCTCGGACCTGGAGCAAGCGCGGCCCCAGACGTCAGGAGAAGAGGAGCTGCAGTTGCAGCTAGCACTGGCCATGAGCCGAGAGGAGGCTGAGAAG CCAGTACCCCCAGCCTCCCACAGGGACGAGGACCTACAGCTGCAGCTGGCTCTGCGCCTGAGCCAGCAAGAGCACCAGAAG GAGGTGAGGTCCTGGCGGGGAGATGACTCCCCCGTGGCCAATGGTGTAGGGGCTGTGGTTCACCATCGCCATCGGGGGGACACAGAAccagaaagagaagagaaaaaggaggaagagaagctGAAAACCAGTCAG TCCTCCATCCTGGACTTGGCTGACATCTTTGCACCTGCCACAGCCCCACCCTCCACACACTGCTCTGCTGACCCATGGGACATCCCAG GTCTCAGGCCGAACACAGAACCCAGTGGCTCTTCCTGGGGACCTTCTGCAGACCCCTGGTCTCCAGTCCCCTCAGGAAATGCTCTGTCCCGAAGCCAGCCTTGGGACTTGCTTCCTACCCTCTCCTCCTCTGAGCCCTGGGGCAGGACCCCAGTGCTGCCTGCTGGACTCCCCACCACAGACCCCTGGGCACCAAAGTCTCCCCACCATAAACTCCCCAGCTCTGGAGCTGACCCTTGGGGGCCCCCCATGGAGTCTTCTGACACACCTG TTCTAGGTGGTACCTCGAACTTCGACCTATTTGCCAAACCTTCAGAATCCACAAAAACCAAGGAGGGTCTGGAGGGGCAGGCCTTGCCCTCAGGGAAGCCCagcagccctgtgg AGTTGGACCTGTTTGGAGACCCTAGTCCCACTTCCAAGCAAAATAGCACGAAGGAGCCAGATGCCTTTGACTTGGATGTACTAGGAGAAGCACTAACCCAGCCTGGACAGGAGACCCGCACCTGCCGTACCCCAGAGTCCTTCCTGGGCCCCTCGGCTTCTTCCTTGGTCAACCTTGACTCATTGGTCAAGGCGCCACAGGCTGCGAAGACCCGGAATCCCTTCCTGACAG GACTCAGCGCTCCGTCCCCCACTAACCCGTTCGATGAACAGGGCAGGCCGACCCTGAACCAGATGCGCACCGGGTCACCTGCGCTGGGCCTGCCGGTTGGCTGGCCTACCGGGGCGCCCCTGGGCTCCATGACCTACagtgcctccctgcccctcccgctCAGCAGCGTGCCGGTCGGCATGACCCTTCCCGCCTCGGCCAGCGTCTTCCCACAGGCTGGAGCCTTCGCCCCACCGCCCGCCAGCCTGCCGCAGCCGCTGCTGCCCACCTCCGCCTCGGCTGGGCCGCTGCACCCGGGCCCGCAGACTGGCACCAACCCCTTCCTCTGA
- the Spata20 gene encoding spermatogenesis-associated protein 20 — protein MSHLSSPPKKLKGEHKGHGLPRGSERGSSSRDKDRSATVNSSVSMPAGGKGSRPSCPPATPQKAPNRLINEKSPYLLQHAYNPVDWYPWGQEAFDKARKENKPIFLSVGYSTCHWCHMMEEESFQNEEIGRLLSEDFISVKVDREERPDVDKVFMTFVQATSSGGGWPMNVWLTPNLQPFVGGTYFPPEDGLTRVGFRTVLMRIRDQWKQNKNTLLENSQRVTTALLARSEISMGDRQLPPSAATMNTRCFQQLDEGYDEEYGGFAEAPKFPTPVILNFLFSYWLTHRLTQDGSRAQQMALHTLKMMANGGIRDHVGQGFHRYSTDRQWHVPHFEKMLYDQAQLAVAYSQAFQISGDEFYSEVAKGILQYVSRSLNHRSGGFYSAEDADSPPERGSRPKEGAFYVWTVKEIQQLLPDPVQGATEPLTSGQLLMKHYGLTEAGNISPSQDPNGELQGQNVLTVRYSLELTAARFGLDVEAVRTLLTTGLEKLFQARKHRPKPHLDSKMLAAWNGLMVSGFAVTGAVLGIDKLINYATNCAKFLKRHMFDVASGRLKRTCYAGNGGTVEHSNPPCWGFLEDYTFVVRGLLDLYEASQESSWLEWALRLQDTQDRLFWDSRGGGYFCSEAELGSGLPLRLKDDQDGAEPSANSVSAHNLLRLHGFTGHKDWMDKCVCLLTAFSERMRRVPVALPEMVRALSAHQQTLKQIVICGDPQAKDTKALLQCVHSTFVPNKVLILADGDPSSFLSRQLPFLSTLRRLEDRATAYVCENQACSMPITEPCELRKLLHQ, from the exons ATGAGCCACCTCTCCTCACCCCCCAAAAAACTTAAGGGGGAGCACAAAGGCCACGGTCTCCCCCGTGGTTCAGAAAG GGGTAGCTCCTCCCGGGACAAGGACCGTAGTGCTACGGTCAATAGTTCAGTGTCCATGCCTGCCGGAGGGAAGGGAAGTCGTCCCAGCTGCCCCCCAGCTACACCCCAGAAAGCCCCCAACCGCCTGATCAATGAGAAGTCACCATACCTTCTACAACATGCCTACAATCCTGTGGACTG GTACCCCTGGGGACAGGAAGCCTTTGACAAGGCCAGGAAAGAAAACAAGCCAATCTTCCTCTCAG TGGGGTACTCTACCTGCCACTGGTGCCACATGATGGAGGAGGAGTCCTTCCAGAACGAGGAGATTGGCCGCCTGCTCAGTGAGGACTTCATTAGTGTGAAGGTGGACCGGGAAGAGCGGCCCGACGTGGACAAGGTGTTCATGACGTTTGTGCAG GCCACCAGCAGTGGTGGGGGCTGGCCCATGAATGTGTGGCTGACTCCCAACCTCCAGCCCTTTGTGGGGGGCACCTATTTCCCCCCTGAGGATGGCCTGACCCGAGTTGGCTTCCGCACAGTGTTGATGAGAATACGGGATCAG TGGAAGCAGAATAAGAACACCCTGCTCGAAAACAGCCAGCGTGTTACAACAGCCCTGCTGGCCCGTTCGGAGATCAGCATGGGTGACCGCCAGCTGCCACCCTCTGCCGCCACCATGAATACCCGCTGCTTCCAGCAGCTGGATGAGGGCTATGATGAGGAGTATGGTGGTTTTGCTGAGGCCCCCAAGTTTCCCACACCAG TGATCCTGAACTTCCTGTTCTCCTACTGGCTCACTCACCGTCTAACCCAGGATGGCTCTCGGGCCCAGCAGATGGCCTTGCACACCCTGAAAATGATGGCCAATGGGGGCATCCGGGACCATGTGGGCCAG GGCTTTCACCGCTACTCCACGGACCGCCAGTGGCACGTCCCTCACTTTGAGAAGATGCTGTATGACCAAGCACAGCTCGCAGTGGCCTATTCACAGGCCTTCCAG ATTTCTGGTGATGAATTCTATTCTGAGGTTGCTAAAGGCATTCTGCAGTATGTGTCCCGGAGTCTGAACCACCGG TCTGGAGGCTTCTACAGCGCAGAGGATGCAGATTCTCCCCCAGAGCGGGGCTCGCGGCCCAAAGAGGGTGCCTTCTATGTGTGGACGGTGAAAGAGATCCAGCAGCTCCTCCCAGACCCTGTACAGGGTGCCACCGAGCCTCTGACCTCAGGCCAGCTTCTCATGAAACACTATGGACTCACAGAGGCTGGCAATATCAGCCCCAGTCAG GACCCCAACGGGGAGCTGCAGGGCCAGAACGTGTTGACTGTTCGGTATTCGTTGGAGCTGACTGCTGCCCGCTTCGGCTTGGATGTGGAAGCCGTGCGGACCTTGCTCACCACCGGGCTGGAGAAGCTCTTCCAGGCCCGGAAACACCGGCCAAAGCCACACCTGGACAGCAAGATGCTGGCTGCCTGGAATG GTCTGATGGTGTCTGGCTTCGCTGTGACTGGGGCTGTCTTGGGCATAGACAAGCTGATCAACTATGCCACCAACTGTGCCAAGTTCCTTAAGCGGCACATGTTTGATGTGGCCAGTGGCCGCCTGAAGCGCACCTGCTATGCTGGCAATGGGGGGACCGTGGAGCACAG CAACCCGCCCTGCTGGGGCTTCCTGGAGGACTACACCTTCGTGGTACGGGGCCTGCTGGACCTATACGAAGCCTCACAGGAGAGCTCATGGCTTGAGTGGGCTCTACGGCTACAGGACACACAAGACAGGCTCTTCTGGGACTCCAGGGGAGGCGGCTACTTCTGCAGCGAGGCTGAGCTGGGGTCTGGCCTGCCCCTGCGTCTGAAAGAtg ACCAGGATGGTGCGGAGCCTAGTGCCAACTCTGTGTCGGCTCACAACCTGCTCCGGCTGCACGGCTTCACCGGCCACAAGGACTGGATGGACAAGTGTGTGTGTCTATTGACCGCCTTCTCAGAGCGTATGCGCCGGGTCCCCGTGGCATTGCCTGAGATGGTCCGAGCCCTCTCAGCTCACCAGCAGACCCTCAAGCAG ATTGTGATCTGTGGAGACCCCCAGGCCAAGGACACCAAGGCTCTGCTGCAGTGTGTCCACTCCACCTTTGTGCCTAACAAG GTGCTGATTCTGGCTGATGGGGACCCCTCAAGCTTCCTGTCCCGCCAGCTGCCCTTCCTGAGTACCCTGCGACGGCTAGAAGACCGGGCCACTGCATATGTGTGTGAGAATCAAGCCTGCTCAATGCCCATCACTGAGCCCTGTGAATTACGAAAACTGCTACATCAGTGA
- the Epn3 gene encoding epsin-3 isoform X3 has protein sequence MTTSALRRQVKNIVHNYSEAEIKVREATSNDPWGPPSSLMSEIADLTFNTVAFAEVMGMLWRRLNDSGKNWRHVYKALTLLDYLLKTGSERVAHQCRENLYTIQTLKDFQYIDRDGKDQGVNVREKVKQVMALLKDEERLRQERTHALKTKERMALEGAGIGSGQLGFSRRGERGSPSSYTSASSSPRYASDLEQARPQTSGEEELQLQLALAMSREEAEKEVRSWRGDDSPVANGVGAVVHHRHRGDTEPEREEKKEEEKLKTSQSSILDLADIFAPATAPPSTHCSADPWDIPGLRPNTEPSGSSWGPSADPWSPVPSGNALSRSQPWDLLPTLSSSEPWGRTPVLPAGLPTTDPWAPKSPHHKLPSSGADPWGPPMESSDTPVLGGTSNFDLFAKPSESTKTKEGLEGQALPSGKPSSPVELDLFGDPSPTSKQNSTKEPDAFDLDVLGEALTQPGQETRTCRTPESFLGPSASSLVNLDSLVKAPQAAKTRNPFLTGLSAPSPTNPFDEQGRPTLNQMRTGSPALGLPVGWPTGAPLGSMTYSASLPLPLSSVPVGMTLPASASVFPQAGAFAPPPASLPQPLLPTSASAGPLHPGPQTGTNPFL, from the exons ATGACGACCTCTGCGCTCCGCCGCCAAGTGAAGAACATCGTGCACAATTACTCCGAGGCGGAGATCAAAGTGCGCGAGGCTACTAGCAATGACCCCTGGGGTCCACCCAGCTCCCTTATGTCGGAGATCGCCGACCTGACCTTCAACACGGTGGCCTTCGCCGAGGTCATGGGCATGCTGTGGCGTCGACTCAACGATAGTGGCAAGAACTGGCGGCACGTGTACAAGGCGCTGACGCTGCTGGACTATCTGCTCAAGACCGGCTCGGAACGTGTGGCGCACCAGTGCCGCGAGAACCTCTACACCATCCAGACGCTCAAGGACTTCCAGTACATCGACCGCGATGGCAAGGACCAGGGCGTCAACGTGCGCGAGAAGGTCAAGCAGGTGATGGCCCTGCTCAAGGACGAGGAGCGCCTGCGGCAGGAGCGAACTCATGCCCTTAAGACCAAGGAGCGCATGGCCCTGGAGGGCGCAGGCATCGGCAGTGGGCAGCTGGGCTTCAGCCGCCGCGGTGAGCGGGGTTCTCCATCCTCCTACACCT CTGCCTCCTCATCCCCCCGCTATGCCTCGGACCTGGAGCAAGCGCGGCCCCAGACGTCAGGAGAAGAGGAGCTGCAGTTGCAGCTAGCACTGGCCATGAGCCGAGAGGAGGCTGAGAAG GAGGTGAGGTCCTGGCGGGGAGATGACTCCCCCGTGGCCAATGGTGTAGGGGCTGTGGTTCACCATCGCCATCGGGGGGACACAGAAccagaaagagaagagaaaaaggaggaagagaagctGAAAACCAGTCAG TCCTCCATCCTGGACTTGGCTGACATCTTTGCACCTGCCACAGCCCCACCCTCCACACACTGCTCTGCTGACCCATGGGACATCCCAG GTCTCAGGCCGAACACAGAACCCAGTGGCTCTTCCTGGGGACCTTCTGCAGACCCCTGGTCTCCAGTCCCCTCAGGAAATGCTCTGTCCCGAAGCCAGCCTTGGGACTTGCTTCCTACCCTCTCCTCCTCTGAGCCCTGGGGCAGGACCCCAGTGCTGCCTGCTGGACTCCCCACCACAGACCCCTGGGCACCAAAGTCTCCCCACCATAAACTCCCCAGCTCTGGAGCTGACCCTTGGGGGCCCCCCATGGAGTCTTCTGACACACCTG TTCTAGGTGGTACCTCGAACTTCGACCTATTTGCCAAACCTTCAGAATCCACAAAAACCAAGGAGGGTCTGGAGGGGCAGGCCTTGCCCTCAGGGAAGCCCagcagccctgtgg AGTTGGACCTGTTTGGAGACCCTAGTCCCACTTCCAAGCAAAATAGCACGAAGGAGCCAGATGCCTTTGACTTGGATGTACTAGGAGAAGCACTAACCCAGCCTGGACAGGAGACCCGCACCTGCCGTACCCCAGAGTCCTTCCTGGGCCCCTCGGCTTCTTCCTTGGTCAACCTTGACTCATTGGTCAAGGCGCCACAGGCTGCGAAGACCCGGAATCCCTTCCTGACAG GACTCAGCGCTCCGTCCCCCACTAACCCGTTCGATGAACAGGGCAGGCCGACCCTGAACCAGATGCGCACCGGGTCACCTGCGCTGGGCCTGCCGGTTGGCTGGCCTACCGGGGCGCCCCTGGGCTCCATGACCTACagtgcctccctgcccctcccgctCAGCAGCGTGCCGGTCGGCATGACCCTTCCCGCCTCGGCCAGCGTCTTCCCACAGGCTGGAGCCTTCGCCCCACCGCCCGCCAGCCTGCCGCAGCCGCTGCTGCCCACCTCCGCCTCGGCTGGGCCGCTGCACCCGGGCCCGCAGACTGGCACCAACCCCTTCCTCTGA